The Nicotiana tomentosiformis chromosome 2, ASM39032v3, whole genome shotgun sequence genome includes the window caacgacaatgccttcctcgaccatgaagtgacatttctcccaattgagtactAAGTCcgtctcttcacatcttgccaagaccttatccaaatttttcaagcaatcatcaaaagaattctaACCACTGAAAAGTGATCTATGAAGACCTCAaggaaatcctccaccatgtccataAAGATATCCATCATACATCGTTGAAAAGTCATCGATGCATTACATAAACTAAATGACATCCGCGAGGATGCggaagtaccatagggacatgtgaaagtagtcttctcttaatcctccggagcaataagaatttgattgtagccggaatacccatcaaggaaacaatagaaagcacgaccggcaaacctatcaagcatttgatcaaggaaggaaagtggaaaatgatccttccttgtgactttgttgagcttgcgatagtctaTACATACTCTCCACCCGgccaccgttcttgtaggaataaactcgttcttatcattggtgaccaccgtcatgccccctttctttgggacacattgtaccgtagaggtccatgaactatcgaaaatggggtaaacaaccccggcatccaacaaCTTTATGATttcctttttgaccacctcttgcattgcttcatttagtctTGTTTGATGTTCAAcgaagggtttggcatcctcttccaaaataatcttgtgcatgcaaaaggcgggtcttataccccgaatatccttCAATGTCCATctgatagctttcttcctcttttgtagcactgtCAATGTGGATTCTACCTGTACGTCAGTCaaacaagagaaaagaataaccggtaaagtagaataagggccaaggaattcatacctgagatgtggaggcaatggctttaactccaaagtgggaggctcctcgattaagggctttgttggaggagtcttccgattttcaagatccaaggacaatttgcggggttcataagtgtaagacctcattccttgcaatgcattcacacattccacatagctatccttctcatcatcatcaaggttaagcaaaacgacctccaaagtatcatccaCATTCAACATGGTactagtatcatcaataatcacatcggtcaccaagtccacaaatgaacaaacttcattgctattcggttgcctcatagatttgcacacatggaaaaccacccttttatcacccacccggaaagtaaGCTCACcgacttccacatcaacaagagccttccccgtagcaaggaaaggtctccctagaataataggcacctcatagtctacttcacaatcaagaatcacaaagtccgccgggaggatgaatttatcaacacgaaccaatgcatcatcaataatacccaatggtctcttcatagtacaatctgccatttgtaacctcatagatgtgggtcttggttgcccaattcccaaagtcttgaaaaccaaatagggcatcaaattgatatttgccccaagatcacaaagaactTTTGCAAAGTTGGCGCTTTCAatagtacaagggattgtgaaagcgtcggaatcttccaatttatgagccattgagtgcacaattgcactcacttgatgtgtcatctttatagtctcacaattcatcgaACTTTtttttgtcaccaaatccttcatgaactttgcataaccgggcatttgctccaaagcctcaaccaatggcacattaataaaTAGGcttttcatcatgtcaatgaactttttgaattggttcttgCTATTTTGCTTGgtaagcctttgagggtatggaggaggaggccttggcattggtgtcttagcctttggcactaccggttccagtATGTCTACAATGTGCTCCCTAGATGGGTttacttcctcttgagtctcctccacattgtcatcaatatcaattcttacttcatcattgGCTTGCACCAAATtgtttggaatctcatcttcttgaatcacttgttcatcatccataatttttcttggacttgaggtggttgcatccccACCTTTTTCACTCCTTGTAGtcatggccatggcatgtcctGTGTTGTTctcaccctttgggttcaccaccgtgtcacttagtagtgcccctttaggacgagtgttcaaagcttgcgagatttgccccaattgaacttccaaattgcgaattgaagtgttgtgagaggctagttgagcatcggagtcggcattcttctccatcatttatttgaacatgttctcaatttgccccatctcattgttggaagagctaggaccatgggaaggataaggaggcgggttgcttggttgttgatatatcgggggcctttgaaagcccaaGCCTCCTTAGTTATTGTTCCaaccccttggttgttgcctccccaatatccttgactattgccacCCCAGTTGCTTTGGTtgttttgaccattccaatttccttgattgttttgattgttccaattaccttggttgtttgagttccaattcccttgattaccttgaCATCGCCATtattgttgattcgggccttgagagttgtttctttgccctttgaagttgttcacatattgtacttcctcctcttgttcattgtaagattaatcttgatcaaacccactatcttcttgcacatattgtTCCGTACGGTTTTGCACTTATTGACCCTTTTaccttctcttgtttaccatcatattgacacccttcattgcatttacttgcttaggaccttgaacttgttgaagttgagctttggctaattgattcattgtagtggccaactcggcaattgcttgcccatgatcatgcaattctttatataggtgaatcacatttggatcatcTTGAGGAATATTTGCTCTACTTTTCCATACCAATGAAGTATTCGCCATCgcatctaagatctcacaagcttcggcatatggtgttatcatgaaatttccaccggcaagttggttgaccacgcgttgattggtagtattgatctccctatagaaagtttgttgaatcatagcctctgtcatgtcattattcgggcactctttcaccatagttcggtacctctcccatatatCATGCAAAGtctcattgggttcttgtttgaatgctagaatctcgtctctaagagtagccatatgcccgggagaaaagaacttggaaataaatttctccgccaattcatcccatgtatggatgaaatggtttggcaacctttctaaccaatacaaggctttcccccgtagagagaagggaaatagccgcaaccttagagcatcctcggagacgttggtctgtttactcccccggcaagtatccacaaaccccttcaaatgtttgtaagcattttgactcggagccccggtgaagaatcctcgttgctctagcaatatgagcataacatttgtgaacTGGAAGTTTCTCGCCCTAATACGGGGCAGGAGTATggaacttgcatacccttcattcggcaatacCCGGTGTGGAGACGCTCTTGgtagaggtgggggtggaacgggcacgttgtcttgaggcggtcggcctcgtctatttgcttgagattcaagaggaacctcttcaacttggtcatcttccacgttCACATTCCCCAAAGGCATGTTttcgagaggatcattgttgttgagagccattgtttcacctacaattatttcactaaaaagattagtaacacggaaggaaaagaagataattcacacacaaaaccaaatatatagctaaatccgtttttatgctccccggcaactgtgccaaaaattgatctcgcccaagtcacacctcaaattggggttgtgaatcactcgattgcaataataatacccaactaggagtcgggattgaatccacagggagcgtagatgggattagtggtatgtatttggtctaagcacgtgaattgtctaagttgcactttcacaaactttgttttgattttacttctaaaattatactaaggattgcaattgaaaaatatgaaactagagaagaatgtttttgttgttgtttttcaaatatgtaaaaggtctagggttgtgacttttacctaggtgtttgcctaacgggttgtaggCTTTAGAGCGAGTTTCGATGGTCGgagtgtattatagcaatcaacactcaaatacccactcaatacctctcggtaagagagtgattttgcccaatttggctttctcaagtccaaatgggtattgaactaaaCAATTGACAAATTGCTCaggtcgggttttactatctctaggttcaactttttaattgggactatcaatctcttaaTTTCATTCCAAACTCTTGTtaaccaagtttttctagaccaagtctctctttctcaagtagagaccaagtcaaataggtttgaacaaatatttgcaaccattaattctacaattatagcaagaacaaggctaaataatacacatccaaccataaacaagccctaaatcaaacactcattaggttcccacactagggttggtcataaccctagctagaaatttaccACACATTTGATTTCTGCAGCCGCAtaattatagtgcggtccgcagttcTTGCTGAGCTTGGGGTTGGAACTCTCTGAACCTTGACTTCTACGGCCGCACCTTATATTGCAGCTCTGTTAATTCTTGTccatgttctgcggccgcacacagaaTTCAGCGGTTCGCACTTTGGCTttttgtgcttgatttttgtccttgttcaaaagcACTCCTCTTGAGTTTGATTTCATCGTAATGGCTCATTTTTCAATACTCCTACAAGTaagcatattttattagttttcgggaatacctttaaacatttttgaactaaaacaaaGGTCCAAAgatgcaaataagtagtcaaaattctcgCTTATCATTTATCACTCTAAAAATATGCAAAAACCGACTAAAGGAATGATTAGAAGTATCTATAGTGATGAAAGAATACAAATAGGGTCCTTTCACTTTCCACGATAACACTTAACGCTGCACAATATATATGCACTGAGATTTTGCGCTGCAATGTAGAATTGCGTTGCACCTGGCAGATTGCTTCAGAAATGTTCCATTCTTTGCGCTAACTGCAACATAGAACCTTGGGCGAATCCAACTTCTAATTCTTGACTACTAACTTGCTCCAAGCAATTTTCAAGCTTCCAAATATGGTATTCTTAACATGAATCATCAAAATGATTCTCCAAACTCCTTCTAacaatttttttaaaatcatgCAATTTCCTAGCATGTATTCCTAAGACACTCTTGGACTTGGAGTGAGTCAATGATCCGCTAGACAACTCAAACTCTTATGCAATGTGCTCTGCTTTGCCCTGACTATCTAGGATTGTATCAGGTAGCTCAATGTATAAGCTTGTTAGTCTGACTTAAGTGGTAAACAAATTGACTAAGGCTTACAACAAAAGTTGTAAAGGAAGCTATTAAACAAAAAGTAGGAATAAGTGCTTAATGAAAAGAAAGATATTTGCATAACATAGAGAAGTTTTAAAAGACCTGCCTTAATGAACATAGAGAAAAAGAAGAGAGGAAATTTTCTTATTTATGTTTTAATTACTTTATTTTAATTAACTTAGCCTTAATGTGATGGGATGAATAGTTCCTCTATTCTAGTTAAGGTCTCGTGTTTGAGTTTTGAAGATAAAAAAATTCCTCTTTTGGTGGATCCAAGACGGCTTAAATCTAAATTTATAAGCCAGTGAATAtcgaatataaaaaaaaaaaaaaaagacaatccAGTGTACAAGTTATTTCACTTTCGTGTAGGATTCAGAAAAGAGCCGTAACCCGAGGGTATGACGTAGAAAATCTAGCTAACGCAAACGTTAGTGATGGGTTGGATGTCACATGATTATACATCCCTCCTAATCCTTGAACGAAAACTCTTTAAATTACCCTTCTCTTTAGTATGCCACTGCCCATCAGAAAGAGCGGTAGCAGAGCCCCAAACCAAGTATTTGCAATGCAAATAAAGCCCTCATATATGGCAAACTATCAATTCCCTCTAAACCCACAAAGAAAGTTGCATTCTTGTAGTCAAGTTTACAGCAGTTTCAACAAGCAAGAAACAGCTCCAAACTCGAGCCGGTTACAGTTTATTCGCAAGAAGAAGCTGCTCAGTGATCTCAGTACATGGGGCATTGGAGGCCCTGCTAATTACTTCGTCCAAGTCTTTAACCAAACCCAACTTGTTTCTGCTGTCAGGTTCCAATACAATCTACACTCATTTACTTGTAACTTACATTTTAGTCTGAATTAGATACTTGTATGTCTAGTGTGTAGGGTCAATTTGTGATTTTGAAAACTTTCTTCTCCTTATATTGCCTTTAAAAGCAATTATCTGCCTCCATCCCAATTTGTTTGACTCCTTTGATTGCTGAGAGTCAATTTTACTAATTTAGGAAATCAAACTATATTGATCAATTAAAGAACTAATTTATTTCCCGGAATTACATAAAAATGTTATAATTGGCAATTATCTTGATATTAAAATGTCAATTACGTTTTAAGTTATTGCTGAAGTTTGCTTAGTTTGAATCTTGGGGAAGGAAAAGTGTCATTTTGGGATAGATTGAGTAAGTATTTAACTTTTGGGATTAAGTTTTAGTTATATCAGACTTCGATAAAAAAATATTGATACAGTTGATCTCAGCTTGCTTGGAATTGGGCGTAGTATTAGTTGTTGTTAATGGAGTAGTTTAGTTTGAGATGAAGCCTTAGTTGATTGATCATTCACTATTAGTTTACACTTTACCCTAATGAAATAGTGCAGGTATTGTGATGAGCAATCGATGAGATATATAATATTGGGTAAGGGCTCGAATTGCCTGTTCGATGACATGGGTTTTGATGGTTGTGTCATTCTCAATCGGATCGAGTTCTTGGAGAAGATAGAACATGGAGTATACCGGGTAGGAAGTGGGTACCCGTTTAATCGTTTAGGATTTGTGTGTGCAAATGAAGGTTTTTCAGGGCTTGAATTTGCTGGGGGTGTTCCTGGGACTGTTGGTGGAGCTGCTTACATGAATGCTGGAGCAAATGGCCAGGTAAATCAGTATTTAAATAAGTTACTATCTTAGGGTTTTTTTTCATCCCCCTGTTAATATTTGCTGTATAAGCTCAGCTAGTTGGAGTTAAGTTGTTGGTATACTTACATAATTGCGTTTGCCAAGAGTTCTTTTAGGCTTGTTTAGAGACTTACATGCTAAGTTGCCGGGACTCGCACCCGTGTCGATACGACGTGGGCGTGGGTGTAGGGTCCATACCAGATCTGGTCAACTAGTTTTGGGTAATTCGACCAAAGTCGACGGAGAACTTCGGGACATACAAAATGATTTCCGAAATCAAAACAAAAGCTAGAATGAAACTGAAGAAAATGAAATACCTTGTATATAGAAATTTCTATGTCAatccttttccttttattttggaTCTCGTCTTTttcaatattttctccttctcggAATACATTGTAAGCGATCCACACAATGTCACATAATTTAgacatatttttataattctaTTTTTAGATATTTGATTTATTTTTAGTCGAATCCCCGCACCCGTACCCGTACTTGGATCCGTACCTCTGAATCAtaaaatttagatcatgaaggaCCCGACCTTTAGATCCGCACCCATATCGGATAACCGCACCCAAGTCTGACCAACTTAGCTTGTATGTTAGTGTAAGGATAATATTAGAATGAAACAGGTCCAATAAGAGCTTGGATATAGACAATTGGTATAGAGATCTAAGTAGTTTGAATATAGTGATTTCGTATAGAGATCTAACTAGTTTGGACTCGTTATTGTTAATGCAATTTTTGTACCCGTTACAACCTTTAGTTATAATAGGTGATACTGAGATTGCAGCACCTTTGTCATTAATATAAAGGAAACAGCTGACACTATTGATAGCATGGAAATCATCACAAATGAAGGCGAATCTAGGATGCTAAAAAGAAGAGAGCTAAATTTTGGCTATAGGTCATCACCATTTCAAGAAAtgaaggagttggcatccattACTGCAGTTACATTCCGGCTCAAGTTCTCCAAAACTGCACGAGAAATGCAGCAAGAATACCTGGCTAGGTAACTGTCTATAATGTGATTTTCTTAATTGGATACATGTCGCTATCAGTCATTAAATTGCAAGAAAAAATGGTTTCTTTGCAGAAGATGGAGGACACAACCTTTGGCGCAAAGAAGTGCTGGTTCAGTTTTTAGAAATCCATTTTCTATGGGTTTTTCTGCTGCAGAATTGATTGAGCAAGCTGGGTTGAAAGGGTTAAAAGTTGGTGGAGCTATGGTCTCAAACAAGCATGCCAACTTTTTCATAAATTGTGGTTCTGCAACTTCTCAAGACATGCTTGAGCTCATAGGCATAGTTAAGGATGCAGTAAATCAAAAGTTTGGAGTAGAACTAAAGGAAGAAGTCTTATACATACATCCATCTTAGAGACAAGTTAGATTTATCGAAGTTGGATCAACAGTATATCAATGTTGTAGTACAAGAATACAAGCTATATCAATGTTTTATTACAAGAATACAAGCTTCTACTGTTGTGTTTCATTGCTGAAAACCTTTACACTTTGCTGATAGTCACACACAGGCTGATCATTTATGAAGGCCTAAATCCTTGGTTAATGAGTCCTATGCTGTCTCTTTTCTGGGCTACTGGTTAGAGCTTTGGTGATGAAGTGAGTAACAATTCCGACGGGGCAAAACAGCAAGCACAGAGACACAGAATGGCGGGTTTCAATATCATTTTGCAATCCATCATGATAAACCTGCCTGTTTCAAATGAAAAACTCTAGTTATAATGTCTAACAGTGGCATTCTCTCTTCTCCCAAAACGAAAGTATATGGGCATAGCGCAATAATAAGGATAGACGCCAAGAGACTGACCTTGCAGCAAAAAGATCTACGGCCAACAAGTGAATCCATGCAGAAGCTAATGTCATCTCGTTGGAGAACATCTTAGTTATGCCGGGCAGCTGAATGGGAACGAAGTGTTAAGACCCTGAGCAGGCAATTAGTACGAATTATTATGTAGTTGAGCACAGACCTCCGGAAGCCAGTATTTACTAGCAAACATCAGCCGAACTGTATCTGGTGTCCAAGAGAGGTATACTAGATATGTGTACAGAAGTCCAAAGCCAATATAGGGTATGCTGCTTTTCATCACTTTTCTGGTCTGCATTCGAATATGTTTAATTACAACTTTACTTTGAAATGAAGCAATGACTTACATTTTTTGACAAAATCAGCATGTCATAATAAAATATCAAACCAATGCAATGAACGGAAATCATATATTAGGATATGGACGGATGTAGCTGGTAACCATTTAATTTATAAAGCATATTGAATACATAATTAAACTGCCAAATTTGATCTCCAGTACGCAGAAAAAAGAAAGTTGAATAAGGGGTTCAGATTGAAAATACTCTGCAAATCTTACAAGTTCAGTTTTAGGAGCCACAACCATGAGGGTATAAAACGGAAGAACCGCTGCTGTTCCCAGTGTGAAAACAGTAGAAGCAATTTCAGAACTTGGCAAACCTACAGAAGAGGAACAGAAAATCTTGATTAAAAGCTTGCAAATGTTACACCTTCTGGAGGTTATGAGATGGCATAAAAATTGTCAATGTCAGGACCTAAAACATACAATAGGATCAAGGAAGAATGTAGGCCAATATGAGATGAAGTTTATTCTCAACGTACCAGTAACAAATGGTACTTTAAGTTTGCACAAATCAGTATTGAAATTTCAGTATTTTACCATTCACTAAATGTTGCTGCCAAATGTTAGTTTGGGAAACAAGTTAATGCTCCTCAAGATATAAAAGAAGCAGTAGTAGAGTTTGAAACCAACTTCGGAGCAACAGCATAATTAGGCACACATTTAAACTAGTTAGCCATAAACAAACGCACAGAACCAgaaataaatgattaaatagGATGAAGTGGGTAAGAAAAATAATTACAAGCAGTCACCCTGGAGCTTTTTCTTTGAGCAAGAGTTGTTTGAAGATTAAGTTGAATAATGACTCTTGATCCTCCCAGGAAATTCGCtccacttctaaacttggttctgaatTCCACTACTCGTTGATTTACAATGTCAGAATTCTTTTCTAGAAAAGTATAAGAGGTAGGCTGGTTTCTCCTGGACATCAAGGCAGGTGCCCTGCAGTTCATCTGCAATAAGTACTAGGGTATGGTTAATTTCAGGAAAAGAATTTAAAAACTCTTAACTGGTAAATAAAATGACTACCCAAAGAGCAGTACAATTTCATTGGAGCCTCCAACTTGCTAGTGTTCAATGAGTTGCAAAACCTCATTCTTCAAAGATATACATTCCCACTTTGCAAATCCCCCAAcccacacatacacacacacagtgggaaaaaaaagaaaaaaaagttttttAGCCACCTTCAAAAAGCTTCCCTTATGTGAAAGggatttaacaatttatatataCCCTGAAATTTTTTCATTCTATTTGCAGGGTATAATTTCCCTTTAAAGCGGATTCATTTGAACCCCTTCAAATCATGCAGCTCTGCCCTGCACAACCTTCTGGTATTAAATATTTTGGGCTATACTAACTGCACTTGGGAACTATAAAATACCACCCCCAATTACTTTTATCCTAAAGCAACAAAAACACCAATTGACCATGACATATCAAAGCTAGGAAAACAAAAAGGAACATAGAGTAGTGTGATACAGAAGCAGAAAAAAAGAGCATACCTTGAGTGAGATGTGAGAGTAGCAGAAGCAAGAAGAAGAGAAGTTCATACTTGACTTATTAAGAGGGGAACAAAAACAAGAAGAAGAATTAAAAGAAAGTGACCTTTTCATGAGTTATAGACGTAGAAAAAAGGACAATAATGGAGAGCAAGAGTTTAGTTTTAGAAACAAAGAAAAGTTTGGATTGAATAAAGAAAAAAATGGGGTCGTCATTCATGATTTCATGGCCACTGTGAACGC containing:
- the LOC104119858 gene encoding uncharacterized protein isoform X1 codes for the protein MPLPIRKSGSRAPNQVFAMQIKPSYMANYQFPLNPQRKLHSCSQVYSSFNKQETAPNSSRLQFIRKKKLLSDLSTWGIGGPANYFVQVFNQTQLVSAVRYCDEQSMRYIILGKGSNCLFDDMGFDGCVILNRIEFLEKIEHGVYRVGSGYPFNRLGFVCANEGFSGLEFAGGVPGTVGGAAYMNAGANGQETADTIDSMEIITNEGESRMLKRRELNFGYRSSPFQEMKELASITAVTFRLKFSKTAREMQQEYLARRWRTQPLAQRSAGSVFRNPFSMGFSAAELIEQAGLKGLKVGGAMVSNKHANFFINCGSATSQDMLELIGIVKDAVNQKFGVELKEEVLYIHPS
- the LOC104119858 gene encoding uncharacterized protein isoform X2: MPLPIRKSGSRAPNQVFAMQIKPSYMANYQFPLNPQRKLHSCSQVYSSFNKQETAPNSSRLQFIRKKKLLSDLSTWGIGGPANYFVQVFNQTQLVSACRYCDEQSMRYIILGKGSNCLFDDMGFDGCVILNRIEFLEKIEHGVYRVGSGYPFNRLGFVCANEGFSGLEFAGGVPGTVGGAAYMNAGANGQETADTIDSMEIITNEGESRMLKRRELNFGYRSSPFQEMKELASITAVTFRLKFSKTAREMQQEYLARRWRTQPLAQRSAGSVFRNPFSMGFSAAELIEQAGLKGLKVGGAMVSNKHANFFINCGSATSQDMLELIGIVKDAVNQKFGVELKEEVLYIHPS
- the LOC104119857 gene encoding protein ABA DEFICIENT 4, chloroplastic-like; amino-acid sequence: MKRSLSFNSSSCFCSPLNKSSMNFSSSCFCYSHISLKMNCRAPALMSRRNQPTSYTFLEKNSDIVNQRVVEFRTKFRSGANFLGGSRVIIQLNLQTTLAQRKSSRVTACLPSSEIASTVFTLGTAAVLPFYTLMVVAPKTELTRKVMKSSIPYIGFGLLYTYLVYLSWTPDTVRLMFASKYWLPELPGITKMFSNEMTLASAWIHLLAVDLFAARQVYHDGLQNDIETRHSVSLCLLFCPVGIVTHFITKALTSSPEKRQHRTH